Within Geovibrio ferrireducens, the genomic segment TGCCTCTATCGAACGCCAGAAGGCACTCATGGAGTACGTATCCATCTACAGGGCCAGCAAGCTGATCTGCCTTTGCAGTGTGGATGCCAACAGGGTGGCTTTCGGGCTGGGCATACCTATTATAAATTTTTATGATATTCCCCTTTCAGATCACTCGGCAAACTTCAAGAAGGCTCTTCCGCAGGCAAGGCTCACCCTTCCGCTGTCAGAGAAGGTGTTTAAGCCGTTTGTCGTGCCGGATGATATTTTCGTGCGCTTCTCTCTGGAACCGGAGCAGATATACGAATACAACTTTATAGACCCGCTTATCTGGCTTAAGGATTTCAGGGCGGATTTTGAGTACGTCAGGGCAATATTCTCCAAGTACGGCATAGACCCTGAGAAGCCCTACATAGTGGTGCGTGAGGAAGAGTATAAATCAAGCTATGTCAGCAGGAAATATCCCTTTCTTTATGAAGGTATTATGGAAGTTAAAAGGATCACGGGCGCAAATGTGATCTTTATCCCCAGATATGAGAGCGACCACCTGAAAAAAGAATTTCCCGATGCCTACGTGATAGAGGAGAAGATTATTATCCAGCACCTTCTTGCTTTCGCAGGGCTTTTCATAGGGGGCGGCGGCACACTGAACACAGAGGCATGCTACTTCGGCACACCTGCAATATCCACCAGAAGCTTCATCAGCCACTATGATAAATACCAGATAGATCAGGGGCTAATGGTTTGGGCAAACAACAGGGAGGAGCTTGTCAGGCTTTCGGGTGAACTCTTCGGAAAAAGGCAGGATGAAAAAGCGGCGGCAGTATTCTCAGGTATGAGCGTTAATCTTGATTATATGACGGATATTATAATCCACGGCAGCCACGCACCGAACCACCCGATAAATATGTTTGAAAGCCCGGATTAGCAGATAGTTCAGAAAAACCTGCGTCCATGCAGTTTTTCTTCACTCGCAGCCTGCGCGGTAAAACCGCTTGCTGCTCTGGCTTCGTTTGCGTTCCTCGCTTCTGCTGCGGTACGCGCTCCGCGGGCAAATCCATGTGCCTTCTGATAGTTCAGAAACGGTACATCCTGTCCGTTTCTTCACACGCTCGCAGACGGGTAAACCGTCCTTCGCTTCGCACGGCGCAACTCCCTCCATGGAGTTGTATATCTTCCGTTCTTCGCTTCCGCTTTGAGGATTTTTGTCATTGCGAACGAAGTGAAGCAATCTCATCCCTTGGCAATGTCTTGTCCGGCAAGGGGCTAATCCCCGGCGGCGGGTGATTCGTGCAGTATAATTTCCTTATTCTTTTCAATAAAGTAGCGCATTGTCCACCCGTTGGGGAAGAGGATGACAAGCCTGCCCTTATCGTCCTTGCCGTATGCGCAGTCGTATGGAACAGCCTTCTTAAGCTCATCAACGGAGACGGAAGGGTCAACCCAGCGCAGAACCGTCCACGGTTTTGAAACCAGAACCGCATCCACTCCGTATTCATCCTTCATCCTGTACTGGAGAACCTCAAACTGAAGAGGTCCCACAGCTCCCAGAAGCGGTGTGGCGCTTGTGGAGCCCGCAAGTTCAAAGGACTGAACAAGGTCTTCCGCCAGAAGGTGGTCTATGCCTTTTCTGAAAGCCTTGTAGTTTGATACAGTGTTGCTCTCCATGTAAGCGAATACTTCGGGAGCGAAACGGGGTATCTCGTTGTAGACAATCTTCGGGTCTGTGGTGAGGGTATCACCTATTCTCAGATCGGCATTCGTGATAAAGCCAATGATGTCCCCCGCATAGGCCTCTTCCTTAATCTCCCTCTCCTGCCCGAAAACGCTCTGCGAGTTGGAGAGGCGCACCTCACGCCCGGTGCGGGTGTTGTAGGCGGTCATGTCCCTCGTAAATTTACCGGAGCAGGCGCGTATGAACACTATCCTGTCACGGTGCTTGGGGTTCATGTTGGTCTGAATCTTAAAGACAAAGCCTGTAAAGCCCGGCTTGTCCAGCGGAACCGGAGCGCCGTTGGCATTTCTGGGTACAGGTTCGCCGGAATATTCAAGGAAGCCTTTCAGGAGAAGCTCCACACCGAAGTTGTTGGCTGCACTCCCGAAGAAAACGGGTGTCGTTTTGCCGGAGAGTACCTCATCCATATTAAGCCCGTTGTGCGCAAACTCAAGCATATCAAGCTCTTCGGCTATCTCATCATATGCCTTTTCGCTG encodes:
- a CDS encoding peptide chain release factor 3, whose amino-acid sequence is MKNEISKRRTFAIISHPDAGKTTLTEKLLLYGGALDLAGSVTAKKKQRETSSDWMELEKKRGISISSTVLQFEYNGYQFNLLDTPGHKDFSEDTYRVLLAVDAAIMVIDAGKGIENQTLKLFEVCRKRGVPIFTFMNKLDRPAKSPLELIDQVEKELNIQTFPVNWPLESGPFFKGVYDRVKKQVHLFEKVPGGAYKAPVSVHDFSDDSVKEKLSEKAYDEIAEELDMLEFAHNGLNMDEVLSGKTTPVFFGSAANNFGVELLLKGFLEYSGEPVPRNANGAPVPLDKPGFTGFVFKIQTNMNPKHRDRIVFIRACSGKFTRDMTAYNTRTGREVRLSNSQSVFGQEREIKEEAYAGDIIGFITNADLRIGDTLTTDPKIVYNEIPRFAPEVFAYMESNTVSNYKAFRKGIDHLLAEDLVQSFELAGSTSATPLLGAVGPLQFEVLQYRMKDEYGVDAVLVSKPWTVLRWVDPSVSVDELKKAVPYDCAYGKDDKGRLVILFPNGWTMRYFIEKNKEIILHESPAAGD
- a CDS encoding DUF354 domain-containing protein → MIWFDLITPKSVLFFKPIIDGIKAKGRDVLITTRQGEGYSEIVELLKLYKMEYVDRGVFGGERLADKLSASIERQKALMEYVSIYRASKLICLCSVDANRVAFGLGIPIINFYDIPLSDHSANFKKALPQARLTLPLSEKVFKPFVVPDDIFVRFSLEPEQIYEYNFIDPLIWLKDFRADFEYVRAIFSKYGIDPEKPYIVVREEEYKSSYVSRKYPFLYEGIMEVKRITGANVIFIPRYESDHLKKEFPDAYVIEEKIIIQHLLAFAGLFIGGGGTLNTEACYFGTPAISTRSFISHYDKYQIDQGLMVWANNREELVRLSGELFGKRQDEKAAAVFSGMSVNLDYMTDIIIHGSHAPNHPINMFESPD